A stretch of the Halococcus sediminicola genome encodes the following:
- a CDS encoding EthD domain-containing protein encodes MYKHVALLVCKDGMSHEEFRDYWEQNHSPLAKDIEGVVRYQTVYPIDPDNAEFDGLAELYFETLDDLHEALGSEGSRDYDPTRKVAAEAREDVNNFLDVDERPRFIGEERVWKDDVDGETDGLYKHSAFLVRKDGMSHEEFRDYWENNHSPLAKNIEGVVRYQTVYPTDSENAEFDGVAELYFETLDDLHEALGSEGSRDYDPTRKVAAEAREDVNNFLDVDERPRFIGEERVWKNDVDAEGY; translated from the coding sequence ATGTACAAGCACGTTGCGCTTCTCGTCTGCAAGGACGGAATGAGCCATGAGGAATTTCGAGATTACTGGGAGCAAAATCACTCGCCGCTAGCCAAGGACATCGAGGGCGTCGTCCGCTATCAGACCGTCTATCCAATCGACCCGGACAACGCCGAGTTCGACGGGCTTGCGGAGCTGTATTTCGAGACGTTGGACGACTTGCACGAGGCGCTCGGCAGCGAAGGCTCACGGGACTACGACCCCACCCGTAAGGTCGCTGCCGAAGCCCGTGAGGACGTGAACAACTTCCTCGACGTCGACGAACGGCCGCGGTTCATCGGCGAGGAGAGAGTCTGGAAGGACGACGTCGATGGCGAGACCGACGGTCTCTACAAGCACTCGGCGTTCCTCGTCCGTAAGGACGGAATGAGTCACGAGGAATTTCGAGACTACTGGGAGAACAACCATTCGCCGCTGGCCAAGAACATCGAGGGCGTCGTTCGCTATCAGACCGTCTATCCGACCGATTCGGAAAACGCCGAGTTCGACGGCGTCGCCGAGTTGTATTTCGAGACACTCGACGACTTGCACGAGGCGCTCGGCAGCGAAGGCTCACGGGACTACGACCCCACCCGTAAGGTCGCTGCCGAAGCCCGTGAGGACGTGAACAACTTCCTCGACGTCGACGAACGGCCGCGGTTCATCGGCGAGGAGAGAGTCTGGAAGAACGACGTCGACGCCGAGGGCTACTGA
- a CDS encoding NAD-dependent epimerase/dehydratase family protein, which produces MASSETVLVTGGTGFIGSYVAKSFVEHGHSVVAYDRSTDPHILEKLGVADDVEIRRGDVSEPTDVMNAVAETGATHIVHLAALLTNTAESNPRAALDVNVQGTSNVFEAARTLDHVERVAWASSAAIYAPPGNYDDGGDWWVTEDDLVYPDTLYGATKGYNEHQARVYHEEYGVDHLAIRPTVAYGPYRETGGSAFLANIIEKPAVGESFSVEYGDQEIDWQHVEDIAQAFRLAAFTPESDLSQRIYNVRGELASIQEAADTVREIMPEADIEVSDEGELPWTQRLDMSAFQEDTGYEVEYDLETGFRKYIDVLREEAGLDPL; this is translated from the coding sequence ATGGCATCCAGCGAAACCGTCCTCGTCACCGGTGGTACGGGGTTCATCGGCTCCTACGTGGCGAAATCGTTCGTCGAACACGGCCATAGCGTGGTGGCCTACGACCGCTCGACGGACCCGCACATTCTCGAAAAGCTCGGCGTCGCCGACGACGTCGAAATCCGTCGTGGCGACGTGAGCGAACCCACGGACGTGATGAACGCGGTCGCGGAGACCGGCGCGACGCACATCGTCCACCTCGCCGCGCTGCTGACGAACACCGCCGAATCGAACCCACGGGCCGCTCTCGACGTGAACGTCCAGGGCACGAGTAACGTCTTCGAGGCGGCGCGCACCCTCGACCACGTCGAACGCGTCGCGTGGGCCTCCTCGGCGGCCATCTACGCCCCGCCGGGCAACTACGACGATGGCGGCGACTGGTGGGTCACCGAAGACGACCTCGTGTACCCGGACACGCTCTACGGCGCGACGAAGGGCTACAACGAACACCAAGCGCGCGTCTATCACGAGGAGTACGGCGTCGACCACCTGGCGATTCGACCCACGGTCGCGTACGGTCCCTACCGCGAGACGGGCGGCTCGGCCTTTCTCGCGAACATCATCGAAAAACCCGCCGTCGGCGAGTCCTTCTCCGTGGAGTACGGCGATCAAGAGATCGACTGGCAGCACGTCGAGGACATCGCCCAAGCCTTTCGGCTGGCGGCGTTCACGCCCGAATCGGACCTCTCTCAACGAATCTACAACGTCCGAGGTGAACTCGCGTCCATCCAGGAAGCCGCCGACACCGTGCGAGAGATCATGCCCGAGGCCGACATCGAGGTGAGCGACGAGGGCGAATTGCCCTGGACCCAGCGCCTCGATATGAGCGCGTTCCAGGAAGATACAGGCTACGAGGTCGAATACGACCTCGAAACCGGTTTTCGCAAGTATATCGACGTGCTTCGCGAGGAAGCAGGTCTCGACCCGCTCTGA
- a CDS encoding HD domain-containing protein — MADVDYEEQVREAYPELDCIESDDCRERVVEAWTLGLERGGWQDIYDVPYAWNIHETTNVEHVRGVTKIALESARVQREFHGADPDFDVIVAACLLHDVGKCYEYVSHVDAELLAGTDRERYATAEIPHSISGYALAHEVGCSIPVQRAIPHFLGEVPKRTLEAELVKSANSASSNAITQSAMDITLKEWVDEYSQTSD; from the coding sequence ATGGCTGACGTGGACTACGAGGAACAGGTCCGGGAGGCCTACCCCGAACTCGACTGCATCGAGAGCGACGACTGCCGCGAGCGCGTAGTTGAGGCGTGGACGCTGGGTCTCGAACGCGGCGGCTGGCAGGACATCTACGATGTTCCGTACGCGTGGAACATCCACGAAACCACCAACGTCGAGCACGTCCGCGGCGTGACGAAGATCGCCCTCGAATCGGCACGGGTTCAGCGCGAGTTCCACGGCGCTGACCCCGATTTCGACGTTATCGTCGCGGCGTGTCTGCTCCACGACGTCGGGAAGTGCTACGAGTACGTCAGCCACGTGGATGCCGAACTGCTCGCGGGAACCGACCGCGAGCGCTACGCCACCGCGGAGATCCCGCATTCCATTTCGGGCTACGCGCTCGCCCACGAGGTCGGCTGTTCCATCCCTGTCCAGCGCGCCATCCCCCACTTTCTCGGCGAGGTACCGAAGCGCACACTGGAGGCCGAACTCGTCAAGAGCGCGAACTCGGCCTCCTCGAACGCCATCACCCAGTCCGCAATGGACATCACCCTCAAGGAATGGGTCGACGAGTACAGTCAGACGAGCGACTGA
- a CDS encoding LLM class flavin-dependent oxidoreductase: MKLGTGLFTGQRRPDDDRSMGEIYDEILTLGTAIDEAGLDSAWVSEHHFAEDGYLSGTMPTLGALAASTSNIEIGTCIALAPLYDGVRLAEDTATVDLLSGGRTTLGLAIGSNPDEFDAFGVPQDERVERLEDQVNLLRAAWSEGPLEYDATFHDVAPDVSVTPKPDGEVPVMLGGAAKPAVRRAARTADAWCAPSKLSLTGIDKRVEDIRTVREKEDIDGDFTIYVLVHGWVGDSREEAWEAMKPGYFYLQRRYAEIFSGESVDELDEERKRELKEQAVFGTPEQVAEELERYRAAAGDDVHMIFRTYHPGVGTDAMVECIDRLGNEVAPMVR; encoded by the coding sequence ATGAAGCTCGGCACAGGACTGTTCACCGGCCAGCGACGACCCGACGACGACCGCTCGATGGGCGAGATATACGACGAGATTCTCACGCTCGGAACGGCCATCGACGAGGCGGGTCTCGACAGCGCGTGGGTCTCCGAACACCACTTCGCCGAGGACGGCTATCTCTCGGGGACGATGCCCACGCTCGGTGCGCTCGCGGCCAGCACCTCGAACATCGAAATCGGGACGTGCATCGCGCTCGCGCCGCTCTACGATGGTGTGCGACTGGCCGAGGATACCGCGACCGTCGACCTGCTCTCGGGCGGGCGCACCACGCTCGGACTGGCCATCGGGTCGAACCCCGACGAGTTCGATGCCTTCGGTGTGCCACAGGACGAACGCGTCGAGCGCCTCGAAGACCAAGTGAACCTCCTCCGAGCGGCGTGGTCCGAAGGCCCCTTGGAGTACGATGCGACCTTCCACGACGTCGCGCCTGATGTGAGCGTGACGCCGAAACCCGACGGGGAGGTGCCCGTGATGCTCGGCGGGGCGGCCAAACCTGCCGTCCGCCGCGCAGCGCGAACCGCCGACGCGTGGTGTGCGCCCTCGAAGCTCTCGCTGACCGGCATCGACAAGCGTGTCGAGGACATCCGGACCGTCCGCGAAAAGGAGGACATCGACGGCGATTTCACCATCTATGTGCTCGTCCACGGCTGGGTCGGCGACTCGCGCGAGGAAGCGTGGGAGGCAATGAAACCCGGCTACTTCTACCTCCAGCGCCGCTACGCCGAGATCTTCTCCGGCGAGTCGGTCGACGAACTCGACGAGGAGCGCAAACGGGAACTGAAAGAACAGGCAGTATTCGGGACGCCCGAACAGGTCGCCGAGGAGCTGGAGCGCTACCGTGCGGCCGCCGGCGACGACGTTCACATGATATTCCGGACCTACCATCCCGGCGTCGGCACCGACGCGATGGTCGAGTGTATCGACCGGCTCGGCAACGAGGTCGCACCGATGGTTCGGTGA
- a CDS encoding M24 family metallopeptidase, translated as MYERDFMEGTRGTQAVDWEERIDVKRMREERYERALERLQDSGLGSMLLVSDPNIRYVTGLAMTGGSGADHYTLLTENGDVVHWDTADHASNQRFNCPWLDDIRYAAPGLGNVPRASGRDSARDFLTEKMAELVEEAMADYGVAKEPMGLDVGSTGLVDAFESDGVEVRTKECVDLMHDARKVKTRDEIECLRMVAAICEAGFQRITESARPGKRESEVWGDAVGELWRHGAMAQGGYVTSGPNTWPKHQANTTDRMMRPGDIVYADFYNIGYLGYRSCYYRTFSMGEPTQAQKDAYEIARDNLYDVLERIEPGATTDEITQGFPDMAGEHADWYDADEHWQMTTNHWAHGLGLQLYEVPLIWRGLSPDHPIEIEEGMTMAVETMEPADRQGVRVEEMVVVRENGVEILSQWPVEEITRIDY; from the coding sequence ATGTACGAGCGCGATTTCATGGAGGGAACGCGGGGGACTCAGGCTGTGGACTGGGAGGAACGCATCGACGTCAAGCGGATGCGCGAGGAGCGTTACGAGAGAGCACTGGAGCGCTTGCAAGATTCGGGACTGGGGTCGATGCTGCTGGTCTCGGACCCGAACATCCGCTACGTGACTGGCCTCGCCATGACCGGCGGGTCGGGTGCAGACCACTATACGCTGCTCACCGAGAACGGCGACGTGGTTCACTGGGACACCGCCGATCACGCCTCGAACCAGCGGTTCAACTGCCCGTGGCTCGACGACATCCGCTACGCCGCACCGGGACTGGGCAACGTCCCGCGCGCGTCGGGGCGCGACTCCGCGCGCGACTTTCTGACCGAGAAGATGGCCGAACTCGTCGAGGAGGCGATGGCCGACTACGGCGTTGCCAAGGAGCCGATGGGTCTCGACGTCGGGAGCACGGGGTTGGTCGACGCCTTCGAGTCGGACGGCGTCGAGGTCCGTACGAAGGAGTGTGTGGACCTGATGCACGACGCGCGGAAGGTCAAAACCCGCGACGAAATCGAGTGTCTGCGGATGGTGGCGGCCATCTGCGAGGCGGGTTTCCAGCGAATCACCGAATCCGCCCGCCCCGGCAAGCGCGAATCCGAAGTCTGGGGCGATGCAGTGGGCGAACTCTGGCGACACGGGGCGATGGCACAGGGTGGCTACGTCACGAGCGGGCCGAACACGTGGCCGAAACATCAGGCCAACACCACGGACAGAATGATGCGGCCGGGCGACATCGTCTACGCCGATTTCTACAACATCGGCTATCTGGGCTATCGGTCGTGTTACTACCGCACCTTCTCGATGGGCGAACCCACGCAGGCCCAGAAAGACGCCTACGAGATCGCCCGGGACAACCTCTACGACGTGCTCGAACGCATCGAGCCGGGCGCGACCACCGACGAGATCACCCAGGGCTTTCCCGATATGGCGGGCGAACACGCCGATTGGTACGACGCCGACGAACACTGGCAGATGACGACCAACCACTGGGCGCACGGGCTGGGACTCCAGCTCTACGAGGTGCCGCTCATCTGGCGCGGTCTCTCGCCCGACCACCCCATCGAAATCGAGGAGGGGATGACGATGGCCGTCGAGACGATGGAGCCGGCTGACCGCCAGGGCGTGCGCGTCGAGGAGATGGTCGTCGTCCGCGAGAACGGCGTCGAAATCCTCTCCCAGTGGCCCGTCGAGGAGATCACCCGCATCGACTACTGA
- the pucL gene encoding factor-independent urate hydroxylase, translating to MTTNKYRSPEPEEGERLMNYGKEKIAVYRTYAEPLEDVRTIPESSFDGRENTLFGLDIRVRLEGEEFLPSFSEADNSMVVATDTMKNFVHHELGEYDGSTVEGFLDFVGRQFLDQYSQIDAVQLSADEIPFDELGVPTDDGDFEASELVFRVSEDESGFGEVYITRGDDGHALEEQTSGITDLQLVKVKGSSFTDYVQDEHTTLPEREDRTLYISLDIFWDYENPEDALGEEPERYVAPEQVRDIAHVMFDEVYSNSIQDLIYQIGLRVLERFPQLESVSFEANNRTWIAVREEIGGDEDVRVLREPDRPTGYQQFSMDRDDLDDQ from the coding sequence ATGACGACAAACAAATACCGCTCGCCGGAACCCGAGGAGGGTGAACGGCTGATGAATTACGGCAAGGAGAAGATCGCCGTCTATCGAACGTACGCGGAGCCGCTAGAGGATGTGCGCACCATTCCGGAGTCGTCGTTCGACGGCCGAGAGAACACGCTGTTCGGCCTCGACATCCGTGTTCGACTGGAGGGCGAGGAGTTCCTGCCGTCGTTCAGCGAGGCGGACAACAGCATGGTGGTCGCGACGGACACGATGAAGAACTTCGTCCATCACGAACTGGGCGAGTACGACGGCTCCACCGTCGAGGGGTTCCTCGACTTCGTGGGCCGGCAGTTCCTCGACCAGTATTCCCAGATCGACGCCGTACAGCTGTCGGCCGACGAGATCCCCTTCGACGAACTGGGGGTTCCCACCGACGACGGTGACTTCGAGGCCAGCGAACTCGTCTTCCGCGTCTCCGAGGACGAGTCCGGCTTCGGTGAGGTCTACATCACGCGCGGCGACGACGGACACGCCCTCGAAGAGCAGACAAGCGGCATCACCGACCTACAGCTGGTAAAGGTGAAGGGCAGTTCGTTCACCGACTACGTCCAGGACGAACACACGACCCTGCCCGAGCGCGAGGACCGCACGCTATACATCTCGCTCGACATCTTTTGGGACTACGAGAACCCTGAAGACGCCCTCGGCGAGGAGCCAGAGCGCTACGTCGCGCCCGAACAGGTGCGCGACATCGCCCACGTCATGTTCGACGAGGTCTACTCGAACTCGATCCAGGACCTCATCTATCAGATCGGCCTGCGCGTGCTCGAACGGTTCCCACAGCTCGAATCGGTCAGTTTCGAGGCTAATAATCGCACGTGGATCGCCGTCCGCGAGGAGATCGGCGGCGACGAGGACGTCAGGGTGCTGCGCGAGCCGGATCGACCGACCGGCTACCAGCAGTTCTCGATGGACCGCGACGACCTCGACGACCAGTGA
- the uraD gene encoding 2-oxo-4-hydroxy-4-carboxy-5-ureidoimidazoline decarboxylase translates to MSELTLEEANQLDEDAFVNRFGSIYETSPWVAERSWSEQPFSSVADLKGTFEGTVEDASKERKRELLDAHPDLGDRTEMTDASEREQASAGLDQLSPEQYEAFQRLNERYQEKFGFPFIMSVNDESPEAIRSAMEARVEHSRDEEFRTALNEVHEIARLRLDEMLTS, encoded by the coding sequence ATGTCCGAACTCACGCTGGAGGAGGCAAACCAACTCGACGAGGACGCGTTCGTGAATCGTTTCGGCAGCATCTACGAGACGTCGCCGTGGGTGGCCGAGCGGAGCTGGTCGGAACAGCCGTTTTCGTCGGTGGCCGACCTCAAAGGAACCTTCGAGGGGACCGTCGAGGACGCCTCGAAGGAGCGCAAGCGAGAGTTGCTCGATGCCCATCCCGACCTCGGCGACCGAACCGAGATGACCGACGCCTCCGAGAGGGAGCAAGCCTCGGCCGGTCTCGACCAGCTCTCGCCCGAGCAGTACGAGGCGTTTCAACGGCTCAACGAGCGATACCAGGAAAAATTCGGGTTCCCGTTCATCATGTCGGTGAACGACGAATCGCCCGAGGCGATACGCAGCGCGATGGAGGCACGCGTCGAACACTCCCGGGACGAGGAGTTCCGCACCGCGCTGAACGAGGTACACGAGATCGCACGGTTGCGACTCGACGAGATGCTGACGTCGTAG
- the paaK gene encoding phenylacetate--CoA ligase PaaK has product MGQDVTRLPRDELRELQDERLAETVAHAYENVEFFRRRFDEAGVSPADVESIENIETLPLTAKEAFDDEYPTGLFAEDLAEVVRLHASSGTTSKPKLVGYTEGDLDVWATVIARSLGAVGLGRDDVLQNAYGMGLFTGGFGFHDGATELGMTVLPIGSGQTEKHIELMNDLESDAICLTPSYALYLAERAAELGHDPANLPLSVVLYGAEPCTEPMRDEIEKRLGAMAVENYGLSEIIGPGVAAECPQQDGLHIWEDHFYPEVIDPATGESLDEGEEGELVLTTLTKEALPMVRYRTGDMTTLDYDTCGCGRTAVRMNGVTGRTDDLLIVRGVNLYPSEIESVVLEFDAVAPHYRIDLDREGSLDRLELTVELAEGFDGSTGDLEERLADRLQSVLSFTPDELRLVEPGSIERTVVGKVQRVYDHR; this is encoded by the coding sequence ATGGGACAGGACGTCACGCGACTTCCCCGGGACGAACTACGCGAGTTGCAGGACGAACGGCTGGCCGAGACGGTGGCGCACGCGTACGAGAACGTCGAGTTCTTTCGCCGGCGGTTCGACGAGGCGGGCGTCTCGCCGGCCGATGTCGAGAGTATCGAGAACATCGAAACGCTTCCGCTGACGGCGAAGGAAGCCTTCGACGACGAGTACCCCACGGGACTGTTCGCCGAGGACCTCGCCGAGGTCGTGCGCCTGCACGCCTCCTCGGGGACGACCAGCAAACCGAAACTCGTCGGCTACACCGAGGGTGACCTCGACGTGTGGGCGACCGTCATCGCGCGCTCGCTCGGCGCGGTCGGTCTCGGCCGCGACGACGTTCTCCAGAACGCCTACGGCATGGGACTGTTCACCGGTGGATTCGGGTTCCACGACGGCGCGACCGAACTCGGCATGACCGTCCTCCCCATCGGGAGCGGCCAGACCGAAAAACACATCGAGCTGATGAACGATCTGGAGAGCGACGCCATCTGTCTCACGCCCTCGTATGCACTCTATCTCGCCGAACGGGCCGCAGAGTTGGGCCACGACCCCGCGAACCTCCCGCTGTCGGTGGTGCTGTACGGGGCGGAGCCGTGCACGGAGCCGATGCGCGACGAAATCGAGAAGCGCCTCGGTGCGATGGCGGTCGAGAACTACGGGCTTTCGGAGATCATCGGGCCGGGCGTCGCGGCTGAGTGTCCCCAACAGGACGGACTGCACATCTGGGAGGACCACTTCTATCCCGAGGTCATCGACCCGGCGACGGGCGAGTCACTCGACGAGGGCGAGGAGGGCGAACTCGTGCTCACGACGCTCACGAAGGAAGCACTCCCGATGGTCCGCTACCGGACCGGCGACATGACGACGCTCGACTACGACACCTGTGGGTGTGGACGGACGGCCGTTCGCATGAATGGCGTCACCGGCCGTACCGACGACCTGCTCATCGTCCGCGGGGTGAATCTCTACCCGAGCGAAATCGAGAGCGTCGTCCTCGAGTTCGACGCGGTGGCACCCCACTACCGCATCGATCTCGACCGCGAGGGGAGCCTCGACCGGCTGGAACTCACCGTCGAACTCGCCGAGGGCTTCGACGGCTCGACGGGCGACCTCGAAGAGCGTCTCGCCGACCGACTGCAAAGCGTGCTCTCGTTCACGCCGGACGAACTGCGGCTGGTCGAACCCGGCAGCATCGAGCGGACGGTCGTCGGCAAGGTCCAGCGCGTCTACGACCACCGATGA
- a CDS encoding thiamine pyrophosphate-binding protein: protein MTQVSTELVRTLERLDVEYLFGYPGGRAIELLEALADSDIEVVRPRDEREASVMAEMYGRFHRTPGVLTGQGPWIGSIGAIGQMEARLGSSPMVVLTEASERGDYSTLAPYQQARGDYGGFALPKILDGITKEWWFPRTANETLRSTQLAFKHATAGRPGPTAVILDGDAVTADVPEDDDPPTLWSPEAQTENWESRPTESDVEQAAEQLAAAECPVIIAGNGVHAAGAYDELEAVAETYGTVVTTSYLGKSTIAETHDLAAGVIGSFGHEGANRAVSEADTLLVVGCRLNPMDTNWGAESFIRPDEQTILHADVDTRNAGWVYPADVGLIGDAKESLRALDDAAAAFTPGNDWARERAREARESFRVPKCESDAEPIKPQRAVAGIDGIVDEDTLVTADSGNNRFWLLNYLQTPARRTYFGSGGVGGMGWAGPAAVAAAITTDRDVVAVAGDGGFTMTMTCVETAVEYGVAPTFVVLNDTSLGMVRQMDESIPGVDFHDTDFRKVAEGFGADGVRVREPENLDEKLAAAKAADVPTVVDVRIDPDEEMVEHLQSSFYEEVGGLHE from the coding sequence ATGACACAAGTCAGTACGGAACTCGTCAGGACGCTAGAACGACTCGACGTCGAGTACCTCTTCGGCTATCCCGGCGGGCGAGCCATCGAACTGCTCGAAGCGCTCGCCGATTCGGACATCGAAGTCGTCCGCCCGCGCGACGAACGCGAGGCGAGCGTGATGGCCGAGATGTATGGGAGATTCCACCGCACGCCGGGCGTGCTCACCGGCCAGGGACCGTGGATAGGTTCCATCGGCGCAATCGGCCAGATGGAAGCCAGACTGGGTTCCTCGCCGATGGTCGTGCTCACCGAAGCCTCCGAACGCGGTGACTACTCGACGCTCGCGCCCTATCAGCAGGCCCGCGGCGATTATGGAGGATTCGCGCTGCCGAAGATTCTGGACGGTATCACCAAAGAGTGGTGGTTCCCCCGGACGGCCAACGAAACTCTCAGAAGCACCCAGCTCGCCTTCAAACACGCGACCGCCGGCCGGCCCGGACCGACGGCCGTGATCCTCGACGGCGACGCCGTCACCGCCGACGTCCCCGAAGACGACGACCCGCCCACGCTCTGGTCGCCCGAAGCACAGACCGAAAACTGGGAATCGCGCCCGACCGAAAGCGATGTCGAGCAGGCTGCCGAGCAGCTCGCTGCGGCCGAGTGCCCAGTGATTATCGCGGGCAACGGCGTCCACGCCGCGGGTGCCTACGACGAACTCGAAGCGGTCGCCGAAACTTATGGAACTGTGGTGACGACCTCCTATCTCGGAAAGTCGACCATCGCCGAAACGCACGACCTCGCGGCGGGCGTCATCGGCTCGTTCGGTCACGAGGGCGCGAATCGGGCCGTGAGCGAGGCCGACACGCTTCTCGTCGTGGGCTGTCGACTGAACCCGATGGACACCAACTGGGGAGCCGAATCGTTCATCCGGCCGGACGAGCAGACCATCCTCCACGCCGACGTCGACACTCGGAACGCGGGCTGGGTCTATCCCGCCGACGTCGGACTCATCGGCGACGCGAAGGAGAGTTTGCGCGCGCTCGACGACGCCGCCGCGGCGTTCACACCGGGCAACGACTGGGCGCGCGAACGCGCACGGGAGGCCCGCGAGTCGTTTCGCGTCCCCAAATGCGAGTCGGACGCCGAACCGATCAAACCACAGCGCGCGGTCGCGGGGATCGACGGAATCGTCGACGAGGACACGCTCGTGACCGCCGACTCGGGCAACAACCGGTTTTGGCTGTTGAACTACCTCCAGACGCCTGCTCGACGGACGTACTTCGGCAGCGGCGGCGTCGGCGGGATGGGGTGGGCCGGTCCCGCGGCCGTTGCGGCGGCCATCACGACCGACAGGGACGTCGTTGCGGTCGCGGGCGACGGCGGCTTCACGATGACGATGACCTGCGTCGAGACCGCGGTGGAGTACGGCGTCGCGCCGACCTTCGTGGTGCTCAACGATACGAGTCTGGGTATGGTCCGCCAGATGGACGAGTCGATTCCGGGCGTCGACTTCCACGATACGGACTTCCGCAAAGTCGCCGAGGGGTTCGGGGCCGACGGTGTGCGCGTGCGCGAACCGGAGAACCTCGACGAGAAACTCGCCGCAGCGAAGGCGGCTGATGTCCCCACCGTCGTGGACGTGCGCATCGACCCCGACGAGGAGATGGTCGAGCATCTCCAGTCGTCCTTTTACGAGGAAGTCGGCGGTCTCCACGAGTAA
- a CDS encoding IclR family transcriptional regulator has protein sequence MHDVTNPVTTVETAFEIIEYVAEHDDVGVSQMATDLDRAKSTVHRHLGTLVRRGYVVEDDGNYGLGLRFLDLGLTARNERPLYHEAHTKVDELADRTGERVWCMTAENGRSIHLYGASGSQSVRTDSREGDVGYLHQHAAGKAILAYLPAEYVGDIVAQYGLSARTDDTITETDELFERLERIRERGYAFNRGESIPGLNAVGVPITDAHGIAIGALSISGPANRLQGAKLNAELPELLLGAVNEIEINLSYG, from the coding sequence ATGCACGACGTCACGAATCCGGTAACGACGGTCGAGACGGCGTTCGAGATCATCGAATACGTCGCCGAACACGACGACGTCGGTGTGAGTCAGATGGCGACCGACCTCGACCGGGCGAAGAGCACCGTCCATCGTCACCTCGGGACGCTGGTTCGTCGTGGGTACGTCGTCGAGGACGACGGCAATTACGGTCTCGGGCTTCGATTTCTCGATCTCGGCCTCACCGCACGGAACGAGCGACCGCTGTATCACGAGGCCCACACGAAAGTCGACGAGTTGGCCGACCGGACCGGCGAGCGGGTGTGGTGTATGACCGCCGAGAACGGGCGCAGCATCCATCTCTACGGGGCGAGCGGGAGTCAGTCCGTTCGAACCGACAGCCGCGAAGGGGACGTCGGATATCTCCACCAGCACGCCGCCGGCAAGGCGATTCTCGCGTACCTCCCGGCGGAGTACGTCGGCGACATCGTCGCGCAGTACGGGCTATCGGCCCGCACCGACGACACGATAACGGAGACCGACGAACTGTTCGAGCGGCTCGAACGGATACGCGAACGAGGCTACGCGTTCAATCGAGGGGAGTCCATCCCCGGTCTCAACGCGGTCGGTGTGCCGATCACCGACGCACACGGTATCGCCATCGGCGCTCTCAGCATCTCCGGCCCGGCGAACCGTCTGCAGGGGGCGAAGCTGAACGCGGAGTTGCCCGAGTTACTCCTCGGCGCGGTCAACGAGATCGAGATAAACCTCTCGTACGGTTGA